The proteins below are encoded in one region of Hordeum vulgare subsp. vulgare chromosome 3H, MorexV3_pseudomolecules_assembly, whole genome shotgun sequence:
- the LOC123442964 gene encoding DDT domain-containing protein DDR4-like — protein MASPAKRSKHSSPRKHQETPLPPPEEGPAEDPRVLLRRRWELASVLHFLQVFEPVIEANLGLSADEIETALITNSDDLARIHIALLKGIPPVNKNLNADDGWIVSTAKKLSDWWSWVAEGANPFEKNPRKEIETFKEQDPVSRLFILKALCEVRSEQNDAIAYINDEMKKGGTIGNFRKDKLGSASDGAIYWYVGDSTIGHRLYKEDVSVGFKNNWKGKDGRLTKPITNIQWETVATNLDEFLEISEKLCSKGRSEATIGEHLKENIVPAVEKFQKKKERDLKRRQQKNERLERLAFANVFQTRSLRERKPVTYSYSDYDRRINEAIKATAKGKETDPHKVDKKEKHVPRQGDNKADVGSDISREHNEDRDQEDAKEELDDLSSGDDEVSDYDDKDDGSSSSDGDTDASDSYESNSDEEVVVTRKRTRLAARGRQYRPGVRRSRRNMKGSDEEMVHPGEVTPEARTKKTTRQRPTPISKQFSMSGSEDGSEEDHQSESAADSEEDDHQSESAADSEEDDHQSDSAADSEEESKSS, from the exons ATGGCCTCGCCGGCGAAGCGCTCGAAGCACTCGTCGCCGAGGAAGCACCAGGAGACGCCGCTTCCCCCTCCGGAGGAAGGCCCCGCGGAGGATCCCCGCGtgctcctccgccgccgctggGAGCTCGCCTCCGTTCTCCACTTCCTCCAG GTGTTCGAGCCGGTGATCGAGGCGAACCTGGGCCTCTCGGCCGACGAGATCGAGACGGCGCTCATCACCAACAGCGACGACCTCGCTCGCATCCACATTGCCCTTTTGAAG GGAATACCACCAGTTAACAAAAACCTCAATGCTGATGATGGATGGATAGTATCAACTGCCAAGAAATTATCCGACTGGTGGTCATGG GTTGCTGAAGGAGCAAACCCATTCGAAAAAAATCCTCG TAAGGAAATTGAGACATTTAAGGAGCAGGATCCAGTGAGCCGTTTATTTATACTCAAAGCGCTTTGTGAAGTTCGCTCAGAG CAAAATGATGCAATAGCTTACATAAATGATGAAATGAAGAAAGGAGGTACTATTGGCAACTTCAGGAAAGACAAGCTAGGCAGTGCTAGTGATGGGGCTATATACTG GTATGTTGGGGACTCAACTATTGGCCATAGATTATACAAAGAAGATGTATCGGTTGGTTTTAAGAATAACTGGAAAGGGAAGGATGGCCGTTTGACAAAACCCATTACCAATATTCAGTGGGAAACAGTTGCAACTAACCTTGATGAGTTTCTTGAGATATCA GAGAAGTTATGCAGCAAGGGTCGATCTGAAGCTACCATTGGAGAGCATCTTAAGGAAAATATTGTTCCAGCTGTGGAGaagtttcaaaag AAGAAAGAGAGGGACTTGAAACGTCGGCAGCAGAAGAATGAGCGTTTGGAGCGATTAGCTTTTGCTAATGTTTTCCAAACCCGTTCATTGCGTGAACGTAAACCTGTCACCTACAGTTACT CTGATTATGATCGTCGCATAAACGAGGCAATAAAAGCTACAGC GAAAGGAAAGGAAACTGATCCACACAAGGTGGACAAAAAGGAAAAGCACGTTCCTCGTCAGGGAGACAACAAAGCTGATGTAGGATCTGACATCAGTCGAGAGCATAATGAAGACAGAGATCAGGAGGATGCCAAGGAGGAGCTAGACGATCTTAGTTCTGGCGACGATGAAGTCTCAGACTATGATGACAAGGATGACGGCTCCTCCAGCAGCGATGGAGACACTGATGCTTCTGACTCGTACGAGAGCAACTCGGATGAGGAGGTTGTTGTAACCCGCAAGAGGACTCGCCTTGCTGCCCGAGGCAGGCAGTATCGACCAGGGGTTCGTCGGAGTCGAAGAAACATGAAAGGTTCTGACGAAGAGATGGTGCACCCGGGGGAGGTCACTCCTGAAGCTAGGACAAAGAAGACAACGAGGCAAAGACCGACACCCATCTCCAAACAGTTCTCTATGTCAGGCTCTGAAGATGGCTCGGAAGAGGATCATCAGTCAGAGTCAGCTGCAGATTCTGAGGAAGATGATCATCAGTCAGAGTCAGCTGCAGATTCGGAGGAAGATGATCATCAGTCAGATTCAGCTGCAGATTCTGAGGAGGAATCTAAGTCCTCTTAG